A window from Bordetella petrii encodes these proteins:
- a CDS encoding GntR family transcriptional regulator gives MDTKILTLPVAAEGEAETLSDHVFRKIQAAIVKGEIAPGSKMSEPELARTYGISRGPLREAIHRLEGQRLLVRVPHVGARVVSLSQQELCELYQIRESLEGMACRLAAERMTPATAGELRRVLEAHERDEAFQAGRGYYLQEGDYDFHYRIVQASGNQMLIRLLCDELYQLARMYRIQYSATPNRPRQAYAEHHRILDAIADGDGELAELLMRRHIRASRLNIEHQIAQGNLARTEA, from the coding sequence ATGGACACCAAAATCTTGACGCTGCCAGTGGCTGCCGAAGGCGAGGCCGAAACCCTGTCGGACCACGTTTTCCGCAAGATCCAGGCGGCCATCGTCAAGGGCGAAATCGCACCCGGCAGCAAAATGTCCGAGCCTGAACTCGCGCGCACGTACGGCATCAGCCGCGGGCCGCTGCGCGAGGCCATCCACCGGCTCGAAGGCCAGCGGCTGCTGGTGCGCGTGCCGCACGTGGGGGCGCGGGTCGTGTCGCTTAGCCAGCAAGAATTGTGCGAGCTGTACCAGATTCGCGAATCCCTCGAAGGCATGGCCTGCCGCCTGGCCGCCGAACGCATGACGCCCGCCACCGCCGGCGAGCTGCGCCGCGTGCTCGAGGCGCACGAGCGCGACGAGGCCTTCCAGGCGGGGCGCGGCTACTACCTGCAGGAAGGCGACTACGATTTCCACTACCGCATCGTGCAGGCCAGCGGCAACCAGATGCTGATCCGCCTGCTCTGCGACGAGCTCTACCAACTGGCCCGCATGTACCGCATCCAGTATTCGGCCACGCCCAACCGTCCCCGCCAGGCGTATGCCGAGCATCACCGTATCCTCGACGCCATCGCCGATGGCGACGGGGAACTGGCGGAACTCCTGATGCGCAGGCACATCCGCGCATCGCGTCTCAACATTGAACACCAGATCGCGCAGGGCAACCTGGCGCGCACCGAGGCATGA
- a CDS encoding CopD family protein gives MLWVKAFHIVFIASWFAGLFYLPRLYVNLAQQPDPAVQSCLVSMARRLYRFTTMLAIIAVALGLWLYVGYGIGMGPGNGWMHAKLLFVLLIIGYHHACGVMLRKFEQGRNTRSHKFYRWFNEVPVLLLVAVVLLVVLKPF, from the coding sequence ATGCTCTGGGTCAAGGCCTTTCATATTGTCTTTATCGCGTCCTGGTTCGCCGGGCTGTTCTACCTGCCGCGCCTGTACGTGAACCTGGCCCAGCAGCCCGACCCCGCCGTGCAGTCCTGTCTGGTCAGCATGGCGCGCCGCCTGTACCGCTTCACCACCATGCTCGCCATCATCGCCGTGGCGCTGGGCCTGTGGCTGTACGTGGGCTATGGCATCGGCATGGGCCCCGGCAACGGCTGGATGCATGCCAAGCTGCTCTTCGTGCTGCTCATCATCGGCTACCATCATGCCTGCGGCGTGATGCTGCGCAAATTCGAACAGGGCCGCAACACGCGCTCGCACAAGTTCTACCGCTGGTTCAACGAAGTTCCCGTCCTGCTGCTCGTGGCGGTGGTGCTGCTGGTAGTGCTCAAGCCCTTCTGA
- a CDS encoding bifunctional 2-methylcitrate dehydratase/aconitate hydratase: MSAPVSNVRPDPDQVLVDIVDYVLGYEIESALAYETARNCLIDTLGCGLEALEYPACRKLLGPIVPGTVVPNGAKVPGTQFQLDPVQAAFNIGTMIRWLDFNDTWLAAEWGHPSDNLGGILATADWLSRNAVAAGKTPLTMRDVLAGMIKAHEIQGCIALENSFNKVGLDHVVLVKVASTAVVAQMLGLSREEIINAVSLAWVDGQSLRTYRHAPNAGSRKSWAAGDATSRAVRLALMARTGEMGYPSVLTARTWGFYDVLFKGQPFKFQRPYGSYVMENVLFKISFPAEFHAQTAVECAMDIHGRLQAAGKSASDIRRITIRTHEACIRIIDKQGPLNNPADRDHCIQYMVAVPVLFGRLTAADYEDDIARDPRIDALRDKIACVEDPAFTRDYHDPDKRSIANALTVEFNDGTRLDEVVCEYPIGHKRRRQEGIPLLEAKFRTNLARVFPARQQARILAASLDQQTLEGMPVHEYVDLYVI; the protein is encoded by the coding sequence ATGTCCGCCCCTGTCTCGAACGTCCGTCCCGATCCGGACCAGGTTCTGGTCGATATCGTCGACTATGTCCTGGGCTATGAAATCGAAAGCGCCCTGGCCTATGAAACCGCCCGCAACTGCCTGATCGACACCCTGGGCTGCGGCCTGGAAGCGCTGGAATACCCGGCCTGCCGCAAGCTGCTGGGCCCCATCGTGCCGGGCACCGTGGTGCCCAACGGCGCCAAGGTGCCCGGCACGCAGTTCCAGCTGGACCCGGTGCAGGCCGCGTTCAATATCGGCACGATGATCCGCTGGCTGGATTTCAACGACACCTGGCTGGCCGCCGAATGGGGGCACCCATCCGACAACCTGGGCGGCATCCTGGCCACGGCCGACTGGTTGTCGCGCAATGCGGTGGCCGCGGGCAAGACGCCGCTCACCATGCGCGACGTGCTTGCCGGCATGATCAAGGCGCATGAGATCCAGGGCTGCATTGCCCTGGAAAACTCGTTCAACAAGGTGGGCCTGGACCATGTGGTGCTGGTCAAAGTGGCCTCGACCGCGGTGGTGGCGCAGATGCTGGGCCTGAGCCGCGAAGAAATCATCAATGCCGTGTCGCTGGCCTGGGTCGACGGGCAGAGCCTGCGCACTTATCGCCATGCGCCCAACGCGGGCAGCCGCAAGAGCTGGGCCGCGGGCGACGCCACCAGCCGCGCGGTGCGCCTGGCGCTGATGGCGCGCACCGGCGAAATGGGCTACCCCTCGGTGCTGACCGCCCGGACCTGGGGGTTTTACGACGTGCTGTTCAAGGGCCAGCCGTTCAAGTTCCAGCGGCCCTATGGCAGCTATGTCATGGAAAACGTGCTGTTCAAGATCTCGTTTCCGGCCGAATTCCATGCGCAGACGGCGGTGGAATGCGCCATGGACATCCACGGCCGGCTGCAGGCGGCCGGCAAGTCGGCGAGCGATATCAGGCGGATCACCATCCGCACGCACGAGGCCTGCATCCGCATCATCGACAAGCAGGGGCCGCTGAACAACCCGGCCGACCGCGACCACTGCATCCAGTACATGGTGGCGGTGCCGGTGCTGTTCGGGCGCCTGACGGCCGCCGACTATGAAGACGATATCGCCCGCGACCCGCGCATCGACGCGCTGCGCGACAAGATCGCGTGCGTTGAAGATCCCGCGTTCACGCGTGATTACCACGACCCGGACAAGCGGTCGATCGCCAATGCGCTGACGGTGGAATTCAACGATGGCACGCGGCTGGACGAGGTCGTGTGCGAATACCCCATCGGCCACAAGCGGCGCCGCCAGGAAGGCATCCCGCTGCTCGAGGCCAAGTTCCGCACCAACCTGGCCCGCGTCTTCCCGGCCCGGCAGCAGGCGCGGATCCTGGCGGCCTCGCTCGACCAGCAGACGCTCGAGGGCATGCCCGTCCATGAATATGTGGATTTGTACGTGATCTGA
- the acnD gene encoding Fe/S-dependent 2-methylisocitrate dehydratase AcnD: MNTKYRKPLPGTRLDYFDARAAVEAIAPGAYDGLPYTSRVLAENLVRRCDPALLDDALRQLVERRRDLDFPWFPARVVCHDILGQTALVDLAGLRDAIADKGGDPAKVNPVVPVQLIVDHSLAVEHGGFEPDAFQKNRAIEDRRNEDRFHFIEWTRQAFRNVDVVPPGNGIMHQINLERMSPVIHAQDGVAYPDTLVGTDSHTPHVDALGVIAVGVGGLEAENVMLGRASWMRLPDIVGVELTGRRQPGITATDIVLTLTEFLRKERVVGAYLEFFGAGASSLTLGDRATISNMAPEYGATAAMFSIDGQTIDYLKLTGRDDAQVKLVETYARAAGLWSDTLKNAQYERVLRFDLSSVVRTLAGPSNPHRRLPVADLAGRGIAGPAEVQPGLMPDGAVIIAAITSCTNTSNPRNVIAAGLLARNANRAGLARKPWVKTSLAPGSKTVALYLDEAGLTAELEQLGFGVVAFACTTCNGMSGALDPAIQQEIIDRDLYSTAVLSGNRNFDGRIHPYAKQAFLASPPLVVAYAIAGTIRFDIEQDVLGTDAGGKPIRLKDIWPSDEEIDAVVQAAVKPEQFRKVYEPVFGIRDQRRETASPLYEWRAASTYIRRPPYWEGALAGERTMRGMRALAVLGDNITTDHLSPSNAILPDSAAGEYLAKMGLPEEDFNSYATHRGDHLTAQRATFANPKLYNEMVRNDDGSVRQGSLARVEPEGKVMRMWEAIETYMQRKQPLIIVAGADYGQGSSRDWAAKGVRLAGVEVIVAEGFERIHRTNLLGMGVLPLEFKPGTNRVTLELDGTETYDVVGERQPRADLTLVVHRRNGQTVQVPVTCRLDTAEEVSIYEAGGVLQRFAQDFLEAESAQTARRAS, from the coding sequence ATGAACACAAAATACCGCAAGCCCCTGCCGGGCACCCGCCTGGACTACTTCGATGCGCGCGCCGCCGTAGAAGCGATCGCGCCCGGTGCCTACGATGGCCTGCCTTATACATCGCGCGTGCTGGCCGAGAACCTGGTGCGCCGCTGCGATCCGGCGCTGCTCGACGACGCCCTGCGGCAACTGGTCGAGCGCCGCCGCGATCTCGATTTTCCGTGGTTTCCGGCGCGCGTGGTGTGCCACGACATCCTGGGCCAGACCGCGCTGGTGGACCTGGCCGGCCTGCGCGACGCCATTGCCGACAAGGGCGGCGACCCGGCCAAGGTAAACCCGGTGGTGCCGGTGCAATTGATCGTCGACCACTCCCTGGCGGTCGAGCACGGCGGCTTCGAGCCCGACGCCTTCCAGAAGAACCGCGCCATCGAAGACCGCCGCAACGAAGACCGCTTCCATTTCATCGAATGGACCCGGCAGGCGTTCCGCAACGTCGATGTGGTGCCGCCGGGCAACGGCATCATGCACCAGATCAACCTCGAGCGCATGTCGCCGGTCATCCACGCGCAAGACGGCGTGGCCTATCCCGACACGCTGGTGGGCACCGACAGCCACACGCCGCATGTCGATGCGCTGGGCGTCATCGCCGTGGGCGTGGGCGGCCTGGAAGCCGAAAACGTGATGCTGGGCCGGGCCTCGTGGATGCGGCTGCCGGACATCGTCGGCGTCGAGCTCACCGGCCGCCGCCAGCCCGGCATCACCGCCACCGACATCGTGCTGACGCTGACCGAGTTCCTGCGCAAGGAACGGGTGGTGGGCGCCTACCTGGAATTCTTCGGCGCGGGCGCGTCCAGCCTCACCCTGGGCGACCGCGCCACCATTTCCAACATGGCGCCGGAATACGGCGCCACCGCCGCGATGTTCTCCATCGACGGCCAGACCATCGACTACCTGAAGCTCACCGGCCGTGACGATGCGCAGGTCAAGCTGGTGGAAACCTACGCCCGCGCCGCCGGGTTGTGGTCCGACACCCTGAAGAACGCCCAGTACGAGCGCGTGCTGCGGTTCGACCTGTCCAGCGTGGTGCGCACGCTGGCCGGTCCGTCCAATCCGCATCGCCGCCTGCCCGTGGCCGACCTGGCCGGGCGCGGCATCGCCGGCCCGGCCGAAGTCCAGCCCGGCCTGATGCCCGATGGCGCCGTCATCATCGCCGCCATCACCAGCTGCACCAATACCAGCAATCCCCGTAACGTCATCGCCGCCGGCTTGCTGGCGCGCAACGCCAACCGCGCCGGCCTGGCCCGCAAGCCCTGGGTGAAAACCTCGCTGGCGCCCGGCTCCAAGACCGTGGCCCTGTACCTGGACGAAGCCGGCCTGACGGCCGAACTCGAACAGCTGGGCTTCGGCGTGGTGGCGTTCGCCTGTACCACCTGCAACGGCATGTCGGGCGCGCTGGATCCGGCCATCCAGCAGGAAATCATCGACCGCGACCTCTATTCCACCGCCGTGCTGTCGGGCAACCGCAATTTCGACGGGCGCATCCATCCCTACGCCAAGCAGGCTTTCCTGGCGTCGCCGCCGCTGGTGGTGGCCTATGCCATCGCCGGCACCATCCGCTTCGACATCGAGCAGGACGTGCTGGGCACCGACGCCGGCGGCAAGCCGATCCGCCTGAAAGACATCTGGCCCAGCGACGAAGAAATCGACGCGGTGGTGCAGGCGGCGGTCAAGCCGGAGCAGTTCCGCAAGGTCTACGAGCCCGTGTTCGGCATCCGCGACCAGCGCCGCGAAACCGCCAGCCCGCTGTACGAATGGCGCGCCGCCAGCACGTACATCCGGCGCCCGCCGTACTGGGAAGGCGCGCTGGCCGGCGAGCGCACGATGCGCGGCATGCGCGCGCTGGCGGTGCTGGGCGACAACATCACCACCGACCATCTTTCGCCGTCCAACGCCATCCTGCCCGACAGCGCGGCCGGCGAATACCTGGCGAAAATGGGCCTGCCCGAAGAAGACTTCAACTCGTACGCCACCCACCGCGGCGACCACCTGACCGCGCAGCGCGCCACCTTCGCCAACCCCAAGCTGTACAACGAAATGGTGCGCAACGACGACGGCAGCGTGCGGCAGGGTTCGCTGGCGCGCGTCGAGCCCGAAGGCAAAGTCATGCGCATGTGGGAAGCCATCGAAACCTACATGCAGCGCAAGCAGCCGCTCATCATCGTGGCGGGCGCCGACTACGGCCAGGGCTCCTCGCGCGACTGGGCCGCCAAGGGCGTGCGGCTGGCCGGCGTGGAAGTCATCGTTGCCGAGGGCTTCGAGCGCATCCACCGCACCAACCTGCTCGGCATGGGCGTGCTGCCGCTGGAATTCAAGCCCGGCACCAACCGCGTCACGCTCGAACTGGACGGCACCGAGACCTACGACGTGGTCGGCGAGCGCCAGCCGCGCGCCGACCTGACGCTGGTCGTGCACCGCCGCAACGGGCAGACGGTGCAGGTGCCCGTCACCTGCCGCCTGGACACGGCCGAAGAAGTGTCCATCTACGAAGCCGGCGGCGTGCTGCAGCGTTTTGCGCAAGACTTCCTCGAAGCCG